CCTCTCCAAGCGGGTGATCGCCCGGGTGGTCCGAGGGCTCGACAAGCAGCCGTTGGGCGTCGGCCCCCTCAACGCCGAGGCGGTGGCACGCGCCAGCGCCCGCGCCCACACGATGTCGAGCGTCCTCGGCGGCCTGGCCACCGCCACCATCTACACGATCGCCTTCCTCACCATCCTGGGCGAGTTCAACATCAGCCTCGGCCCGCTGCTCGCCGGCGCGGGCATCGCCGGCGTGGCCCTGGGCTTCGGGGCGCAGAGCATGGTGAAGGACTTCCTCGCCGGCTTCTTCATGGTGGTGGAGGACCAGTTCGGCGTGGGCGACGTGATCGACGTGGGCGAGGCCACGGGCACGGTCGAGAAGGTCACCTTGCGGGCCACCCGCCTGCGCTCGGTCGACGGCACCGTGTGGCACGTCCCGAACGGCGTCATCCAGCGGGTCGGCAACCAGTCCCAGCAGTGGGCCCGGGCCCTGCTCGACGTGTCGGTGGCCTACGGGACCGACCTGCGCCAGGCCCAGGACGTCATCAAGGCCACCGCCGACGGGCTCTGGCGCGACCCCGAGTGGACCGACCTGCTCCTGGAGGAGCCCGAGCTGTGGGGCGTCGAGATGCTGGCGGCCGACAGCGTCGACATCCGCCTCGTGCTCAAGACCAAGCCCGGCATGCAGTGGAAGGTGATGCGCGAGCTGCGCATCCGGCTGAAGGAATCGCTCGACACCGCCGGCATCGAGATCCCCTTCCAGCAGCGGACACTCTGGATCCGCAACGAGGGCGAGGCCGACGCCGGCCTGGTCCCCGATGACGGCGGCGGCGAGGGTGACGAGGTCCCCGACGAGGTGGATGACGAGGACGAGGACGACGGCGCCGACGCCGGCGCCGACCGACACGTGGACGAGGACGAAGGCCCAGGGGCCGACGCCGCCGGCGCCACCTGGCACCCGGG
Above is a window of Acidimicrobiales bacterium DNA encoding:
- a CDS encoding mechanosensitive ion channel family protein, which encodes MAVPCGESPTWVCERVYEATENEALAEALSWLVHRPLKILLIALLAWIGVRLSKRVIARVVRGLDKQPLGVGPLNAEAVARASARAHTMSSVLGGLATATIYTIAFLTILGEFNISLGPLLAGAGIAGVALGFGAQSMVKDFLAGFFMVVEDQFGVGDVIDVGEATGTVEKVTLRATRLRSVDGTVWHVPNGVIQRVGNQSQQWARALLDVSVAYGTDLRQAQDVIKATADGLWRDPEWTDLLLEEPELWGVEMLAADSVDIRLVLKTKPGMQWKVMRELRIRLKESLDTAGIEIPFQQRTLWIRNEGEADAGLVPDDGGGEGDEVPDEVDDEDEDDGADAGADRHVDEDEGPGADAAGATWHPGGEEDHP